ATATGTAATCCATACACCTATTTAGGCTTTTCGAAGTTGACGCCGTTTGAGGACGTTCCGATTTATGACGGGGCCGGTATATTTATGGGCACCATGAGCGGCTATCATTGTTACAGTGGAAACAGCTTGGAGACGGTGGTCACGCCTGCGGGAGTCTTTCCCGACGCGGTTCGCACAAACTGGGTGTTTTCGTGGACAGACCCCTGGGGCACCTGTGTTCGCACGCATGAGTTTTGGAGTGTTAAGGGCATCGGAACCGTGAAGCGTGTCACTGCCGAGTCTGATAGTTCCGGCGGCGCACTGATTCGTACGCACAATGAAGTGGTGGTTCTCGAAAGCGCGACCGTCGGCGGAGTTTCGTATCCGTAAGGATCCATAGGGGCCGATCAGGGGAAGAGAAGAAATGACAATTGAAGTTAGATGATCTCGTGGAGCAGAAGAACTCATATGTTACAGGAATAGTTTTGCTTTATAGACGGCGGCATAGCAGAACTTTTCAGGAGATGGGAGAGAAAAACCATGAGATCAAGAAAGCTCTTATAGCATGCCCGAGGAGTAAGAGTCGGGCTCTCTTTTATCAATAAACATCAAGGAACAACTGTGTCCGTGATTTGCGTGGATCAAAGTGATGCGCGCAAAGCTGCCGCAAACACGGTTGCTAAACAGGAGGGGGGACTTATGAAGATAGTCCGCGTGGTTGAAGTTTTCCTCGTTTCTTTCATGTTATGTTTTCCCTTCTTCGTTCCAAAAGAAGCGGCGGCTGATGCCAACCAACCCCGCTACAAGGAAGCAGAGCTTCTTATCAAATTCAAACCGGGAGTTACAGCAGAGCAACTAGGCCAAATCCAGAGCGCCTTTGGACTGGAGACCCTGCGGCATTTTGAACTTATCGATGTGTATCACATGAAGATAGATGGAAGAGGGCTGACGGTTGCAGACGCTGTGGAATCGCTCAAAGGGGTCCAGGAAGTCTTATTCGCGGAACCCAATTATATCGTTTCGATAGATACAGGCGTGATTCCCGATGATCCTGATTTCTATCGATTATGGGGATTGCGACGGATTGAGGCGCCTGAGGCATGGTATTTTGTCACCGGCAAGACCGACCTTGTTGTCGGGGTAATTGACACCGGCATTGACTACAACCACGAAGACCTTGTCCGGAACATGTGGATGAATCCCGGCGAGATGCCCGGCAATGGCATAGATGACGACGGGAACGGGTACATTGATGATTTGTATGGCATCGATGCATGCAATGACGACACCGATCCGTATGATGACCATGGCCACGGCACTCATTGCGCAGGCACCATCGCTGCTGTAGGAGATAACGGTATTGGACCGGTCGGCGTGTGCTGGAACATCAAGCTTATGGCCCTCAAGATGTTGGCCTCGAACGGGGAGGGGAGTAATGCCGATGCGATAGAATGCCTGGAATATGCGACCATGATGAAACGATTTTACGGTATCGATGTAAGGCTGACCAGCAATAGCTGGGGATGGACGGGACCGCCCGATGAGGCTTTGAGGTATGCCATAGAAGCATCTGGAAACCAGGATATGTTGTTTATCGCCGCTGCCGGAAATGAAGGCGAGGACAACGACACGGAGCCGAGAAATTATCCCTCAAGTTATACTCAATACAATATTGTCGCCGTTGCCGCCACAACCCCTTCCGACGCGCTTTCCTCCTACTCGAATTATGGAGCATCGAGTGTCGATCTGGGCGCTCCGGGAGATGACATCTTCAGCACGCTCCCGGGGAATCAATATGGATATTCCTCAGGCACCTCGATGGCCACTCCTCACGTCGCCGGAGCGGCGGCCCTTCTATGGGCATATTATCCGGACCTTCAGAACGCAGATATCAAGGACAGGCTGTTGCAGAACGTGGATCCGGTTCCGAGTCTGGAGGGTTTGCTCCTGACCGGCGGCAGGCTAAACATCGCAAAGGCGCTTCAACGGCCGCTCACTCAGATTACCCTGAAGAATCCTGTTAACGAGAGCACATTACTTTCCTCTGTCCCCACCCTCCGGTGGAGTCCCGATGGAGGCACCAGCGATAATGTGTTCGCAGTGGAATTCAGTTTATCTCCCGGCTTCTCCAAGTATTGGTCGACTTACGAGAATCTGCACGAACGAATCGAAGAAACCGACTGGGTGATTCCCAAAGCGCTATGGGATGCCACTCCTGCCGAGGCGCCGGTTTACTGGAGGATCCGCGGGGCCGATGTACATGACTTGCCCGTGAATATCATAACGAGCGACCAACTATGGTCGGTGTACAAAGGATCGGGATGGGACCGGACCTTTGGCGACGTCCATGATGAAGCTGGTTACAGCGTTGAGCAAACAGCGGACGGTGGGTATATTCTGGCGGGATTCACCAATTCCCTCACCGGAGGAGGCGGCTACGATATCTTGTTAATGAAAACGGATGCGAACGGAGAGGTCGCACCGGGGTGGCCCGATGGAGGAAGAAGATACGGCGGCTCGCTGGATGATTTCGCGTATTCCGTTCAGCAGACTGCTGACGGCGGTTATGTCATTGCTGGTGAAACACGCTATTCCGAGGAGAATAACGTCTCAAACGGACTGGTGATAAAGACAGACTCGAACGGAGGGCTTGAATGGGAGAGCCAATTCGGCGATATCTCCTTCAGGGACTATTTCCGTTGCGTTAGCCAGACATCTGATGGAGGATACATCCTTACCGGCCACACCAAGACGTTTGGCCAGGGACCGTCCGATGGTGATGTTTGGCTCGTCAAGCTTGATGCAAATGGTGATCGCTTATGGCAGACGAATCTAGACTATGTGGGAGATGACTACGGGCAGAGCGTTCAGGAAACAACCGACGGCGGCTACATCATTGCCGGGTACAGAAAACCCCCGGGAGAGGATTATGATGGTTTCGTCATGAAAACAAATGCCGGCGGTCAACCAGAGTGGGCATCTTATCCTGTATTTGGGGGAGAAGGCGACGATGCAATTCGCTGCATCACGCAAACAGCCGATGGGAAATACGTCTTTGTCGGACGCACACTGTCTTTTGGAGCTGGAAGTGGGGATGCATGGTTGGTCAAGCTTGATACGAATGGAAACAAGGAATGGCCTTCCGACAGACTCTTTGGCGGACCGGAGAATGACGGAGCTTGGAGTGTGCGACAAACAACGGACGGCGGATTTGTTCTTGCAGGCCACACCGATTCCTACGGCATAACCGGTGACCGTGATGTCTGGTTAATCAAGACCGATCCTGCCGGAACCGAGCTATGGAATAAGCGTTTCGGAGGATCCTCTGCAGATGAAGGCCTTTGCGTGCAGGAGACAACTGATGGAGCTTACATCATCAGCGGTTCGACCGCTTCTTTCAAAACATATGGCAGGAGTGACAGTGATGCATGGCTCATAAAGCTGGTTCCGTAATACAGATGAGTCCCGCAAAATCGTCAGGTGACGGAGTTCGGTTGTCCCGCAGGAATAACTTCTGATTTGTGAAAGTCAGTTTTGGCGAGAAATTATTCCCGCAGTGCACGGATGAAAAGACACTGTTTTCTACACACCAAAAGGAGGATATTCTGAAAGGAGGGATCGCTATGTTGAACATGAGATTGCGTCGCGAATTCCTGTTTCTCGCAGTATTCATTCTCTCGATCAACTATTCCGCCTATTCTCACTCTTCTCACATTGAAGGCCGCTCCGGCCCGAGATGGCCCAAGAATCTGCTGTGGTCGGCATCGACACATGCAAGAACCGCCGCGCCAACTCGGACGCTTCATGATGTTGAATTTCAGAGAGATGGTCTGAGCGTCCTGTTAACCGATTCCAGCATCGCAGATCAAGATTTGCTGAAATTGTCGGATGTGCACGTCGCGTTTCTCTCCGGATGGGCGCCAACATCGACACCCGGAAAGGGACGTGAATGGAATAAAGTCAGACGCGCCTTCTACAGAGAAAATGCGGGGGCGTTTGGAATCGAGCATCTCATCGATTACGACCCGAAGCAAGAGCGCATCTCAACTTTTCGAATAATAGAAGTCCTGCGAACGCAATCTCACGGTGAAGCATTCTCCGTCCGCGTATCGGGCGAATCAAGGCCGGTTTCCGTTATCGAGCCTGTTGAGATCGAACGGAATCTTCTTTCAACTCATGGCGATGCCGCGAGAATAGTGTCCTGCATTCTCTATTGGCCGGCTTCCGAGCCTCTCTGGCGCATTCGAATCATGGATGAGACCGGCTATGACTATGTGGTAAAAGCCGCCACTGGCGACCTGATTTCGATGGCCAAGGACCCCGATATCACGCCAGCTTCGCCGGTTGCGCAGCCGGGGCGTGAAACCCTCTCACCAAAGCGCCCGCCAACCAATTTGCCCAATTTGCGACAGCAGGACCTATTTGAGGACCGAAGCGCTTTTCTGATCAACGTGCCCAATGAACTGTCGCCCATGGATATGAATGTCCCTGCCGCGGTTGCAGCCGCCTGCCACATATACTCCGCGAAGCCCGTCATCCTTTTCACCGACTCCATTTTTGATTGCGAGGAGCACGAGTGGTTTCTGGAGGATTATGCGCCGGGACAGATATTTGCCGTCGGATGTTATGTTGATCCTTCAAGTGTGGCCTGCCCTGTAATCTCTGTTCAGGGAGAACCGCCGAGCGAAGTCGCCGCGAACCTTGCATACCTTGGCTGGAGCGCCAGCTCTTCCGCCGTCCTCACGGACTCTGAAGATTACAAGGCGGCTCTTTGCGCGCCTCCCCTGTGCAAGCGGCTTCAGGCGCCCCTGTTGTACTTTGAAGGGGAAAATCTTCCCCAGATCACATCAGACTGCCTCTCCGCACTCGGTGCGGAAGACGTGTTTGTCATAGGAAACTGCCCTCCGACGGTCCTGAACGCTCTTATCGCCCTGGGTTGCACGGTGGAAATCTTGCCTGACGCCGGTTCGGTTGCGGAGAAAATGGAGGAGGAAGGACAAGTTGTTGACTATGTCGCCATGACGAATCCATCGGACCGGAACGGAGGCCTGGTCCCAAAGCTGTCCTTATTATCCTGTGTATTGGCCGCGCATCGAAACGGTGTTGTGTTGCCGCTCGAGTATGACGCCGTGTGGAAACAGCCCTATTACTGCACCGACACAACAACAACTCAACCCGACGGCGCCGTCGTTGGCCAAAAGTCGCTTTACGCGTGGTGGATCACCAGTACGCCTCCGACGCTGGAGCCGGGTTTCGTTCCCGAGTTCCATCCGGTTAACGGGCAGTACGGGTATGGGAATGTCCTCGGATGGGGCCGCAATCCGTTCTGCCTCGGCGCTTCCACTGACACAGCCTCGCTCTATGATCTGGCGCTGATCGACCTCGATGATAATAAGGTTTATGGTCCCGGCGAGCTGTTCTCGTCGGCGGAGTACTTTTCTTTTTATACTCCGCAGGTCGGAGAACGCACCTACCGGATTGACACCATTGGCGGATCGGAAAAATGGTGGGAAGACAGAGGCTACATGCTCGTCTCATTCCTCACGTGGAAGACCGGGACCGCCCAAATCGAGGGGATGGATTATCCATTTCTCTTGACATCGTTAGGGTTTGGCCAGGCGCTTGGATATTATGACGTCGTCCAAATCGATTCGAACAGGGACGGCGATTTCGGCGATGCGGGTGAAGAACCCCGTTTTTCCGGAGAGCCCGTGACGGTTGGATCGCTTCAATACGCTCCCACTATTGGAGTGGAGGATTACAAGACCGCGGGAGATCTCAAGCTTACCTATCCGTCTAAGGAAGAGATTTCGCAGAGTCTCTCTGATTTCTACAGCGATCATCTCGACCATCCGCCGGAGTATCTGGCCATTGTCGGCTATCACACGGCGCTCCCGTTCGGGATCACGTACTGCGCATACGAAGGGACGGAAGATCTCCCGACAGATTACTACTACGGAGACTATGACGACGATCCGTTTGTTGACTTGGGAATAGGAAGAATCATCGGAGAGAACCACCGGTACGCTTCAGGAGCGGTCGCGCGAAGCGTTGCGTATGACGACATTTTTGATCCGGCGAACGCCTGCGTGCTCAGCATCGATCGGGGGCTGGGATTCGGCAACGAGGCCATCCGCCAGATGGGGAACGTCGGATACACCGGCGCCGTATGCCGCGATCCCATCGACGTATGGTCGGATGACCAAATGGAGAACAAGACCGCCATTCTCCACGATAATCATGCCGGAAGCTATGGATGGGTAGGCGGGCCGGTATGCACATTTCACAATCGATTGTCTCCGTGCGTGGCTGCGTCGGCGGGATGCAGCACCGCCAGCCTCGACTTTACTTCGCCCGTTTATTCGATCATAAACAGGTTTTTCCAGTGCGGCGCAATTTGCTACGCGGGGAATACTCGGAACGCCTCCAATCCCGGCTATTCCTATCATAGTATGTTCTGGGCTGCATTGAGCGCAGATGCACCTCTTGGCAAGGCGAATCTTGCCGCGCTCAACCATCAGCGATACATCTGCCTGGAAGAGGGAGATGCTCCTACTGCCTCTCAGGTCGCTTGCTATGAGGCTGTCATGTTTGGAGACCCTGCCGTCCGGCTGGCTTTTCTTCAACCGCCCGCTGTGGCGGCAGCGCGTATGGAGAAATCGATGGCTGGCGATGAGGCCTACTATATCGGGCCGGGCGAATGGTGGGAGGACAGCATTGAGGCACAATATCAATACTCAGCGCCCGGCGTTTACTTTGTCAATGACCCCATGTATCTCTACCATTTTGCCAATGTTCCAATCCCCTATCAGACGGAATTGGAAAGCGTTGTGCAACTGACTTCCTTGCCGTCTCCTCTTGGATGGACCGGGTACTATTTTGTGGATCAGCAGGCTGATGGAGAGGACGCGGTCCTGTGGCGCATTCGGGTCAAGGACTACAATCGGACAACGGGGGAAATATATTCAGAGACTGACTATGTCGAGTATCTCCTGAATATAACAAGCGAATTCCCCAGGACTCTCTATGTTGACGCCGTCAGCCCATGTCCCGGCATCGGAAGCGAGGCGAATCCCTACTGCAACATCCAGACGGCCATCAATAATTCGCTTGACGGCGACACGATCATTGTGCGCGACGGCGCCTACACCGGCGCAAGCAACAAGAATCTCGACTTTTCGGGAAAAGCGATAACTCTTCGCTCCGAAAACGGCCCGGAGAATTGCATTATCAACTGCGAGGGCGACGGGAGAGGGTTTTATTTCCACACGTATGAAGGCCCGGCTTCCGTCGTCAAGGGGTTCACGGTCCGAAACGGGTACGCGTCAGGATCGTATCCCACAAATTCGGGGGGCGCGATCCTGTGCGTCTCCGCCTCGCCCACTCTTGAGAACCTTATCCTGATCGATAACACCGCCACAACAGGCGGCGGAATTTTTTGTGTCGAGGGCTCATCCCCGGCGATCAGGAACAGCCGGCTATCCGGAAATTACGGAGACTTCGGCGGAGCGATCCGGTGCATGTATTCGTCCAGCCCCACTCTCTACAACTGCGAAGTAACCGCCAATTCCGCCTATTCGCACGGCGGAGGAATCTCGTGCGAGATAGAATCCTCCCCCATCATTACGGCCTGCAATATCAGCAATAACTGGCTCACGTTTTCCGGGGGATATGGCGGCGGATTGGATTGCTACTACTATTCATCGCCGACGCTCACCAACTGTACGATCGCCGGCAACTCGGCCAATAAGGGGGGCGGGATCCGTACGCAGTATTATTCTTCTCCAAGAATTAGATATTGTTCCTTCTCCAACAATTCCGCTGAATGGGGCGGGGGAATCGGATGTTACTACAATTGTTCAGTCACCATTGAAAATTGCGTCCTTTGGAATGATTCCGCTGTCAATGGACCGGAAATAGCAATCTTCTCCACCACTGATCCCTCCCTGGTGTCTGTCGCCAACAGCGACGTCAAGGGTGGACAACCGGCCGTCTATCTCGAATCCGGCTGCACCCTCGACTGGGGCGCCGGCAACATCGACGCCGATCCGCTGTTTGCCGGCGGAGGCGACTATCATCTCACTGGAACCTCTCCGTGCATCGATGCCGGGACCGACGCGGGAGTCTATGACGACATCGACGGAGACTTGCGTCCGCGCGGCGCGGGCTTCGATATCGGCGCGGACGAGTATTACGAGGTCAGCATGAAACTCGAGCCCGATGCCGCCACGGTCGAGCGCGGCGGAACGCTCGGCTACGATGTGACGCTGACCAACCACACCGCGACAACGCTGACATTCAAGTATCTCACGAATGTGACTCTGCCGAACGGGAGTCCGTATCCGCCATCGGGCGCGTTACTCGGGCCGAAGACCATTATGCTCGCTCCCTACGCCAGCCGCTCGGCGCATTTGACGCATCTGATTCCGATGAGCACGCCGCTCGGTACATACACCTACAACGCCTATATCGGAGTTGCTCCACCCACTCCGATGAACGAGCGGCACTTCGATTTCGAGGTGGCGCCATAAAGGCAGTTTAATTATTATGGCAAAGCCTTCAACCAGAAGGAGGAGCAACATGAAGAGGCTGTATGTGCCAGTTCTCTTGGCGCTGGCTGCCGCCATAAGCGCCGCGTCTCCAGGTTCTGCGGACACCTACTATGTGCCGGACGACTTCGTGACAATCCAGGCGGCGCTTGATGCGGCGGCAAACGGTGATGAAATCATCGTGCGGGACGGCACTCATGCAGGCACAGATCTGACTTTCGCAGGCAAGGCTTTGACGTTGCGTTCAGAGAATGGACCTTCGGCCTGCATTATCGAAGGGGCGGAGAGCGGTTGGGTTTTTCGGTTCGGCAACGAATCTTCCGATTCGATACTTGATGGATTCACTATAACCCATGGCCCCGCTGGCGGGATAGTCTGCATGTCCTATTCCTCGCTTGCGATCACCAACTGCATCGTTACCGGGAATGGGGGCGAGATGGCCGGCTTCGGCGGCGGAATTTACTGCAGCTATTCCGATCCGACAATCACAAACTGTGTCATTACCGATAATTCGCTCGGGGCTTTCGGCGACGGGGGCGGTATCATGTGTTGGAGCGCATCTCCAACCATCGCCAATTGCGTCATCAGCGGCAATTCGGTCGGCTACATGGGTGCAGGCGGGGGCATCCACTGTTACTATTATTCTTCTCCGGTAATAACCAACTGCACAATCACCGGCAATTCAGCAACGGACAACGGCGGCGGCGGCGGGATTTACAGTATGAACTCCACGCCCGTGATTACCAATTGCACAATCAGCGGCAATTCTTCGCATTTTGCTGGAGGAGGACTTCATTTTGAAGGAGCGGCCGGCTTGGAGACGCTCATCAACTGCATTGTATGGGGGAATGAAACGGCTCTGGATGTTGGAAATGAAATCTATATTGGAACGTACGGCCATGTCCTCACCGTCGGTTCTACCGATGTAAGAGACCGACTCGGTTTCGATGACGTATATGTCGATCCTCTCGCCATATTGAATTGGCTGGAAGGCAACATCAACGCCGATCCACTATTTGTGGGTGCCGGCGACTTCCATCTCACAGCCGGCTCGCCGTGTGTCGATTCGGGGGCGGCTGCCGCAATCGATGACGATATCGATGGCGATCCGAGGCCGCGCGGGGCCGGCTTCGACATGGGATCCGACGAATTCTATGAAGTCAGCATGCGACTTGTTCCCGATGCGGATGAAGCATCAAGAGGCGGTTCACTTGGATATGATGTGACGGTCACGAATCACACTGATGTCGTGCAGACATTCGAGTACTGGACCATGGTTCGATTGCCTAACGGTTCGATGTATCCCCCATCGGGTGCGCTCTTCGGGCCGCACACAGTGAATCTTCCTCCCTTCGCGAGCGGATCAGCGCACCTGTCGCATGCAATTCCAGTGATCGCACCTTTGGGGATGTATACTTACAATGCATATATCGGGCCGAATCCGCCGTTGCCGACAAACGAGCGGCACTTCGATTTCGAGGTGGCGCCGTAGTTTGGTAGATTCGCAAAATAAGGTCCATGCGCCATGCGGGAGCACGGCGGCGTCACAGTGGTTCTTTCCAATGAAAAATTATTTTTCAGTGAAAAGATACGGGAGAAAAAAAGGTGCCAATGAAGGGAGAATATGCATGAGTAAGAGATTCAGGCTTGTTTTGGCTACCCATTTCGTGCTTCTTTGCCTTTTTTGCAACAACTCTATAGCGCATGCGGCCTGCGAGCCGCACTTCACGCCTATCGTCGGCACGCTGAGTGTCGAAAGCGTGAATGGTCTGGCGGTCTCTGGAGATTATGCCTATTTAACCACATGGTATGGGCTAACAATTGTGGATGTCTCGACTCCTGCAAGCCCTGTCCAGGCCTCTTCACTTGAAGGGATCGGCTCATGTTACGGCGTTGCCGTATCGGGATCATACGCATATCTCGCGTCAGAAAGCTATGGACTTTTTATTGTTGATGTCTCGAATCCGGAAGCACCGGTGCTGGCGGGATCGCTAGCCACTCCGGCGTATCAAGTCGCGGTCTCAGGGGCGTATGCATA
The nucleotide sequence above comes from Candidatus Abyssobacteria bacterium SURF_5. Encoded proteins:
- a CDS encoding right-handed parallel beta-helix repeat-containing protein, whose protein sequence is MAKPSTRRRSNMKRLYVPVLLALAAAISAASPGSADTYYVPDDFVTIQAALDAAANGDEIIVRDGTHAGTDLTFAGKALTLRSENGPSACIIEGAESGWVFRFGNESSDSILDGFTITHGPAGGIVCMSYSSLAITNCIVTGNGGEMAGFGGGIYCSYSDPTITNCVITDNSLGAFGDGGGIMCWSASPTIANCVISGNSVGYMGAGGGIHCYYYSSPVITNCTITGNSATDNGGGGGIYSMNSTPVITNCTISGNSSHFAGGGLHFEGAAGLETLINCIVWGNETALDVGNEIYIGTYGHVLTVGSTDVRDRLGFDDVYVDPLAILNWLEGNINADPLFVGAGDFHLTAGSPCVDSGAAAAIDDDIDGDPRPRGAGFDMGSDEFYEVSMRLVPDADEASRGGSLGYDVTVTNHTDVVQTFEYWTMVRLPNGSMYPPSGALFGPHTVNLPPFASGSAHLSHAIPVIAPLGMYTYNAYIGPNPPLPTNERHFDFEVAP